In Amaranthus tricolor cultivar Red isolate AtriRed21 chromosome 5, ASM2621246v1, whole genome shotgun sequence, a genomic segment contains:
- the LOC130813538 gene encoding secreted RxLR effector protein 161-like translates to MDKAHPFSNDKDEGILGPEVSYLSAIGALMYLANNTRTDIGFTVSLLARYCNSPTKRHWNAGYLLDPHNAKSQNGYVFTYGGTAISWRSTKQTLTATSSKHAELIALYETSREYVWLTSVIGHIQE, encoded by the exons AAGATGAGGGGATTCTTGGCCCTGAAGTGTCATACTTAAGCGCAATTGGAGCTCTgatgtatctagctaataaCACAAGAACTGATATTGGTTTCACTGTTAGTTTATTAGCTAGGTATTGCAATTCACCAACAAAGAGACATTGGA ATGCTGGATACTTATTAGATCCTCATAACGCTAAATCACAAAAtggatatgtattcacatatggAGGTACCGCAATATCTTGGAGATCCACAAAACAGACACTGACTGCTACATCATCAAAACATGCAGAATTGATCGCCCTTTATGAAACAAGTAGAGAATACGTTTGGTTAACGTCAGTAATTGGTCATATTCAAGAATAA